A single Methanolobus sp. ZRKC5 DNA region contains:
- a CDS encoding ABC transporter ATP-binding protein — translation MDSIISINGLSKSFGHRKALNNIHLEIGKGEFVAIFGPNGAGKTTLLKVISTIIEPTRGNVLINGIDNKKDPSKIRGMIGAISHETYLYDELTARENLIFFSRMYGIEKSMIDERIDEILKSVNLLQRADERAGSFSRGMKQRLSIARALLHRPEILLMDEPYTGLDQHAAANFERVLMNTGNSDVTRIMITHNIERAFELCDRMLIMDRGELRFDKLKKDVASVAEFREEYLSIVEKDMDVEGTSNF, via the coding sequence ATGGATAGTATCATCTCAATAAACGGTCTTTCGAAGAGCTTTGGTCATAGAAAGGCACTGAATAATATTCACCTTGAGATTGGAAAAGGTGAATTTGTTGCCATATTTGGTCCAAACGGTGCAGGGAAGACCACTCTTCTTAAGGTGATATCCACAATTATTGAACCTACCAGGGGAAATGTGCTGATCAATGGGATTGACAACAAAAAAGACCCTTCTAAAATCAGGGGGATGATAGGCGCAATTTCCCACGAAACATATCTCTATGATGAGCTTACAGCAAGGGAAAATCTGATTTTTTTCTCACGTATGTACGGTATTGAAAAAAGTATGATCGATGAAAGGATTGACGAGATCCTGAAGAGTGTCAATCTCCTTCAGCGTGCTGACGAGAGAGCCGGCTCATTTTCACGGGGAATGAAACAGAGGCTTTCAATTGCACGAGCCCTGTTACATCGTCCTGAAATTCTGCTGATGGATGAACCCTACACTGGTCTTGACCAGCATGCGGCTGCAAATTTTGAACGTGTCCTCATGAATACTGGAAATTCAGATGTAACCCGGATAATGATTACCCATAATATTGAAAGAGCTTTTGAGTTATGTGACCGCATGCTCATTATGGACAGAGGAGAGCTACGTTTCGATAAATTAAAAAAAGATGTTGCAAGTGTAGCAGAGTTTAGGGAAG
- a CDS encoding molybdopterin-dependent oxidoreductase, which yields MIDRMASRVVLISSISIFFLFMLTSGCLEDSREEINISGEATEFEGMELTPISKQRNNGIEGTQYIDQDTYELRVYGLVDEPLNFTYDQLVAYPSETRFVRMDCVEGWGFDAKWTGVTLNTLFNETGIDSSATTVIFYSADGYSTGLELDYLVVNDIMLAYELNDIVLPADRGFPLQLVAEVKYGYKWAKWITAIEVTDEPYKGYWESVGYSNNADVGGPAFER from the coding sequence ATGATTGATAGGATGGCTTCAAGAGTTGTATTAATTTCATCCATTTCCATTTTCTTCTTATTTATGCTTACATCTGGTTGTCTGGAGGACTCTCGGGAAGAGATCAATATTTCTGGAGAAGCAACGGAGTTTGAGGGGATGGAACTCACTCCCATCTCAAAGCAACGTAACAATGGCATTGAAGGTACCCAGTACATAGATCAGGACACGTATGAACTCCGTGTCTATGGACTGGTAGACGAACCTCTTAATTTTACCTATGACCAGTTAGTTGCTTATCCTTCAGAAACAAGATTCGTGCGTATGGATTGCGTTGAGGGTTGGGGATTCGATGCGAAATGGACAGGTGTGACTTTGAATACGCTGTTTAATGAAACCGGCATCGATAGTAGTGCAACCACCGTTATTTTTTATTCAGCTGATGGCTACTCCACAGGACTTGAACTTGATTACCTTGTGGTAAACGACATTATGCTGGCTTATGAGCTCAATGATATCGTATTGCCTGCAGACAGGGGATTTCCTCTTCAGCTCGTTGCAGAAGTAAAATATGGTTACAAATGGGCCAAATGGATAACAGCCATTGAGGTCACTGATGAACCCTACAAAGGTTACTGGGAAAGTGTGGGATATAGTAATAATGCAGATGTTGGCGGACCTGCCTTTGAGAGATGA